TCGACCACAGTGGCCGCCAGTACGACCATTCCTTCGGCGTGTCCGAGGTCAGGGGCCGTGGCCGCCGCGTCAGCATGTCCATCAGGTGGATCTCGAAATTCGCTCCCGTCTTCGGCTTCACGACGTAGGCCAGCGTCTTGCCATCCGGCGACCAGGCCGGCCCTTCCTCGGCGATCTCGGGGGTGTTGGTGATGTTGGTGACGTCCCCGTTCGCCGTGCTCACCAGGAACAGGTCCCACTGCTCGTTGCCGTTGGTGTCAGACTGGTAGGCAATGTACCGGCCATCTGGCGACCAGGCCGGCGCTCCCTGCCGCTGCTCGCTGACGGTCAACTGCTCCGGCCATCCGCCGTCGGCGGGGACGGTCCAGATGTTGTTCCGTCCGCTGATGTTGCTGACGAACGCGATCCGTTTCCCGTCGGGCGACCACGACGTGCCTCCGACAATGCGCGTCATGTATAGCTTGTCGACGGAGAAGGTGAGCAGGTCCTGCTTGGGCTTGCTCTTGACCTGCTGAGGGTCGGTGATGAACTGCGAGGTGAGCGTCATTTGTCCGAGAACTTCCGTTGCCATCAGTAGCACCACAAAGAGGATCGGTAGGTTGCGCATGAGCTGTCCTAGGGTTTTGCGGTCTTATGCTTTTCCACCGTGCTCCATGTCTTGTCCGCGGCGTGGCAGAGGTTCTCCAGGGGGCAATCGGCGCATTTGGGCGTACGCGCGACGCACAGCGCCCTCCCGTGGTGGATGATCTGGTGCGAGAAATCGATCCACTTCGCCTGCGGGATCACCTTCATCAGGTCCTGCTCGATCTTCTGCGGGTCATCGTTCTTGGTCAACTCCAGCCGCCGCGAGATGCGGTGTACGTGGGTATCGACCACCACCCCTACCGCTTTATGGAACCACGTACCCAGGACCACATTCGCGGTCTTGCGGGCAACGCCGGGCATCTCCAGCAGCTCTTCCATCGTGTCCGGCACCTGCCCTCCGTGCCGTTCCACCACCGCCTTGGCCGCGCCGACGATGGACTTGGATTTGTTCCGGAAAAATCCTGTTGAGCGGATATCCGGTTCGAGCTGCTCGGGCTTGAGTCGCGCAAAATCCGCTGGAGTCGGATACTTTTCAAAGATGACTGGCGTGACCATGTTCACGCGCGCGTCCGTGCACTGCGCCGATAGGATGGTCGAGACCAGCAGCTCCCACGCGGATTTGTGGTGCAGCGCACAGGTAACGCCCGGATACCGTTCGTCCAGCCGCCGCAGGATCTCGCGCACGCGATCCGGCGCAACCGGGTTGTAACCCGCGGGTGGCTGGCCTGTCGCCGGCTTCGGTGCCTTCGCCTTGGCGGCCGGCCGGACTTCTTTTCTTCCCTTCGTGGGCGTGATCGTGGGGCGGGCCAGCGCCTTGCGCGCTCCTTCGTGCCGTCCCGTCTTTGCGGGCTGTCGGGGGATGACTCCTCGGACCATAGCGACCCACGAGATTACAATGGCGCCTGTACCCGCTACAATGACCGATTCCTGTGGGAAAAAGAACGCCGATCACGAATGCTGACATACAGGCCGCCCGTAAACCCCTGCCCGCGCTGCCCCTGACCATCGAAGGCTCCAGCGTCTTGCACCAGATGATGCGCGTCCGGTGGTCTGCTTGGCGCAAGGTTCCGGCAGGCGAAAAGCAGGCCTTGGTCAAGGAAGCCGCTGCTGCCCTCGAGCCACTCGAGCAGACCGGCGAGACGGCTCTCTACTCCATGCTCGGGCACAAGGGTGACTTGATGCTTGTCCACTTCCGCGACTCCTTCGATGAGCTCAACGCGGCCGAGATACGACTGCAGAACCTGCAGCTGGCCGACTACCTGGAACCCTCGACTTCGTACC
This genomic stretch from Terriglobia bacterium harbors:
- the nth gene encoding endonuclease III, which translates into the protein MVRGVIPRQPAKTGRHEGARKALARPTITPTKGRKEVRPAAKAKAPKPATGQPPAGYNPVAPDRVREILRRLDERYPGVTCALHHKSAWELLVSTILSAQCTDARVNMVTPVIFEKYPTPADFARLKPEQLEPDIRSTGFFRNKSKSIVGAAKAVVERHGGQVPDTMEELLEMPGVARKTANVVLGTWFHKAVGVVVDTHVHRISRRLELTKNDDPQKIEQDLMKVIPQAKWIDFSHQIIHHGRALCVARTPKCADCPLENLCHAADKTWSTVEKHKTAKP